The DNA window TGGGTCTAGATATTGAAGCCAAGAAAAGTCGGCCTGACCTGAGAAAGCCTGAGAGTCAAGTTGAACCaatgatttgtttttctcttaatttttgggCTCGTGTCTAAGTTTTTTGGCTGGAATTTTTGTAATCCTAGCCTAACCCGAGATTTTAACATGCCTAGTCAATGGCAACCTATCCACCCGTAAGTGGGAACCGATTATGGTCGTCGGTACTTGGCCCTTTCGCGGTAGTGCATGTTTTATACCTAAAAGTATTGTAACCACaatatgtaattttaataTGTACACGgactttttaaatatgtagatAGTATTTGACAACACATGTGATGTTGGTAACTTTTGGTAGAAAAAGCAAACCTGTTCGAGATCAATTTGGTAGGTGTGGATTTAGTATTCATATGAACATGTTGTGGGGTAGGGATGACAATGGGTCAGGTTCGTAAAAATCCACCCATCCCAAAACCCATGACAGTAAGCTTCCCATACCCATAAACTTTCATGGGTGCAAAACTAAACCGGTACACATACCCGCTAGGTACCCGAAATCTAATGGATACCCACCGGGGTAAACCATGTCAAACAGATATCTTCATGAGTATATTGAAATTTTCCAATACGAGTATCTTCACTAGAAATTTGGGCCTCCACACCCAAACCATAGCTTCACAGGCCCATACCTACATACCTACGGATACAAATATCCACCACCCATACCACACCTAGGGCTGTCAAAAAAGCTCGAAGCTTGTGAGCTGCTCGAGCTCGACTCATTTCagtattatgtattaattttaaatcttatctataattttaatacggttgacttaaaattattatttttatttataaatatcattaaaatttctatatcaaaatattcaagCCGAGCTCGCGAGCCTGTCTAGGAGCTCAGACTCAATTCGAGCTCGACTCGAGCCTAGACAGGCCAGCtcgctcgagctcggctcggtGACAGCCCTAACCACACTCACTGAGTACAAGATCTGTTGGGCCATGGACTCGCGGGTCCAATTGCGATTCCTAGTGTGGGGCTACGTAGTACTCCTATATTAGCTAGGGTTCCAAGGCTGCCGTCGGGCCCCAAGATCGCGCACCAACACCGCTACGTACGCATCCGCACGATGAGCTCCGCCGCCTACGTCCTCGTCACCGCCGACGACCACTCCGACGACGAGCTGGAGGCAGTGGAGTCTGTGGAGAGACCTGCAGACGCCGCCGGGCCGGAAGTACAGCCGGACCCCCCCGCCGTcaccaaggaggaggagacgacgagcggcgacgccgacgaggccgGCGCCTTCTTCGTCCTCTGGTGGCTGTCGGCCCTGTGCGTGGTGCTCGGGCTGTGGGCGCTGTgccgcgcctcctcgccggcgtcgccgtccgccatCGTGTGGACGCTCTCCTCCGTCGTGTGCGGCGCGCTCGCCGGCTGGGTCGGCGTCTTCTCGGGGGtcggcgcgctcgccgccatcTTCCGCGTGACGTACGTCGCGCTGGTCGCCTACACCGTCGACAGTCACCTGAGCGCCACCGCCGGGCTGATCGTCATCTTCTCCAACgcggtcgccaccgccgccttcttcGGCTACTACCTCGCTGTGTACCAGCGCGGTGACACcaacacgccgccgccgccgccaccgccggagaGGTCCAGTTCACCGGTGCAAGGTGATGAGCTCGTCTAGTTGCCATGCAAGACAAGCCAATGAATTAAGAGAATTTAGATGGAGCCGAGTGGTTGGTTTTCGTGTAGGTTATCAAATTTATCCATAATTTGTCCCTTTATATATTCGATGGCATTGCCATCTGCAATCCTGGTTTCTTTTGACAATATGCTAGTTTCCTAGTTTGGTATTtttcataaagaaaaaaatgcagggAAATTGCCATCCATTTTACATATAAACTCTGAACCCATCTTTTGTTTGTATGAATTGGTCGAAGAACATAGGATAGaggtttcaaaattcaaagtcCTTATTTGCGAGCAAACTCATTTTAGCTCTCGCTCGGAACACAagaatcttttaaaattttcaaattcctccaaaccgaatAGATCCTCGTACTTATCAGAATAACCACATCTAAGCCATCCTTTCTATTGGATGAAACAAAGGCGAGTGCTATGTATAAATGTGAGGGCTATGTGAGAGCTACATGAAATTTTTTGACTGGGCCTGAAAATGTTTTGATTGATCGCTGAGGACCATGAGAACCacagacttttttttttcccttcgcATTTGTATAATTCGTTattttttggggaaaaaaaaggataggATGATGAAGGGGACACATGTGTACTCGTGACAATTTTGATAGCCATGTTTTCAGAATCTGCATCTATCTCTGTTAAACACGGTAAGTCCTTGTAGGTAACACGCAAAAGACTTGTGCATCATTAGGTAGAAATCACCAGTGCTCTGAATAACATTATGGTCATGTTCTATTTGACCCTCCTAATTTGGGAAGTAATTGCTCTGAATCTATAACTATTACTGAtctgcacccacagcccaaaATCACACAATATACATACTGATAACTTGTGTGTCTTAGCTGTATCTACATCACCATATGCAAAGCAAATCCTTTTGCTTTTATCATCTCTCAAGGATTAGCATCTGATGATGTACTGAAGCATGACCACACATAAATGAACAAAGCAGAGGACACAAAGATCAATCGCCTCCCAACTCCAATCAGATAGCAGATGAAGCAATCAGGCATCATCTGCATGAATGATCTAACCAAGTGATGCCCTCATCTCGCAAGCAGCAAGAGCAACACCCGTAAGGCCGTAACAATAATATATCAAGAAAAGGagcgattttttttcttcttcctcaaaAAGCAGAGCAGATCATCAAGGCACAGAAAGAACCAAAAATTCCTAATTTAATCTTGATCCCCAAGCTTAGGCAAGCTCAGATGCTCGTCTCCGATTGGTAAAGAAGCTTTCTTTCcctgcgctgctgctgccgccatggcgtccctcttctcctccgccttgccgccgccgccgccgacgacgacgagctccaTCTGGTCCTCCAGGTACTggagcagcagcgccgccCGGTGCACGGCGCCGTCCCCGTccgcctccctctccgccgACGGTGGCGTCTTCTTCCCGgccgtcctccccctcctcctccggcggccgcggcggaaccgcgcgacggcgacggcgaagcagAGCAGCGGCAGGCAGAGGAGAGCCAGCGGCAGGACGACGGGAAGCAGGCAGATCGCCACGGCCGCCGACCGCCACGCCGGCGCTGCGCTCCCGGCGGCCATGATGCATCCGGAGCTTGGGTAATGGGTAGGTAGACGGACAGCCGGCGGTTTCAGGCCATGGCTTTCTTGAAAGCAGCTCGCTCTGCTTCTTGTTTTGGAGGGCAGGgaatccttttctttctttcgttTATTTACATGcgtattattatatttacttcctttcatattataagatttattTGTCTTCTAAAGATTTATAGATAGATTTTGTAGATCCAGAAcgcttataatataaaacggatggacGAAGGATATATTTCGATTTTTTTAACCTATTGTGATTGTGTGTAAAAAAGTCTTATCCTCTCTCTtgcctgtttattttattgatcccctcatggtatttttcttgcgaatttttagttttttttctatatacagATTGTTAGCTACCATAtttttggtttgatttttatttagatgtgtCATCATTAGTTGACAAAAGTActcccttttatttttttaacgttgattagtttaattttaaactaaccAATATTTAACATTTgcaaatggagggagtacgaaACAAGTGGTGTTTGGGATTTATACCATGGGCCATGCTTGATACTAGTActtcataataaaaatacgtCGTTTAGAAAGTATTTCAAGTGGAGATATTTTGGTTGGAATATGTAATTGTATtctgagaaaataaaataattagtattttattaGAGTCCACAAATATTCGTGGTTAAAGAAAGTAACATCTTTCTCGTGCAAACAAGTTGATTTTGACCTACTCCAATTAAGTGTACAAGATCAACCACATGTTCCCTTTGACGATTAGGATAATCACAATTTATTATGAAAACATTTGCATAGCAAACTATATCAGAAATTTCCAAACCGTAGACAGCGATGGGCCTGGAGCTcagacgaaaaaaaaaaatacataccaTAAAATAAAACGTACGTCGTAAAATTGATTCCAATCATGCTGATATTTTTTCCAGTTCGGTTAATTTCGTTTTCGGTCCGGTAAATTTGGGCATCAGTTGATGGTGACGGATGGGATTTTGTACGATGAGGAATTCATGGAGATAATGACGGTGGATTGAGTGCTTGATCAAAACAATCTCGTTGCTTGATCAAAAcaatctctttctttctttattttcattttattttgacATGTCCTACCTACGAGACTTAGAGGTGATTGTATTTTCAAACgcgaaataatttataaataatatatatatatataagtaaaagctaaaaaacaaactacattaaaaaatcttaaaattaattttaaatttaagattaaaaatttataattttttataaacagaagcaaaaagaaaattgagTCTTTTACTTCTATCGGGCCTCCTCCGAATTCAAGAATTTACATGGTTTtcgtagaatttttttttccaatttttctTTATGAGGCTCTCAGTTTGATTTAACTGCCCTCTTACAAATTTTGGACGATAGATGGATTCGTGGCCACAAATTATTGGCCCTATCTGGCACATGCGTGGGACCCACCTATGCCACGTAGGCTCAAAAAGCGCAGGGATAAGGGTAGCCGCATCGAGTCCACGTCGGACTCAGCAAGCAAAGGacagacaggtgggccccacctgacACATGTTGCAGCAGCATAACCTCCTCACTGTTCGCAGTAAAGAAaatttcctctctttcttttaaCACCAGCAATGTTAATTTTCGCTTGTAAAACACGTGAGATATCATGTTAATTTGGATATGAAGGGTAACtcaaatatgaattttgaaTCAGTACCAACTACTGTAATTAATCTCATTAATTTGGATCTAGCAACAAAGTATTATCATGTTAATTTGGACATGGAGAGTAACTCAAATATGAATTTCAACTGGTAGCAAGTATAATTTGGGCCTatttaagtaaaataaatcatgccATTTGGATCTTTCTGTGGAGGAAATAAAATCTGGGATTAGGGATTTGAAGATAAATGGGCCCCGAGTGTTTGCTCACCGGGCCTCCAAATTGCCAGAGCATTCGGCCCATCTTATTTGAGCCCATGGTTGTCACATGGCTTGGAATCATCCACCATGTTACTGAAACTGGGCCAATTGGAACCAAGAAAACAAGTATGCACAAGTGTTATGCAcgaatggaaaaagaaaaattcaagGCAGTCTGCTGTGTTGACAAAAGAAATAGGATAATTTGGATAACAGATAGTGCAAATATGTGTGATGAAAATGTCAAGCTAGGTAcaatatgaatttaatgatttgatattttcttcgttgtaaaattatttacaTTGATACTTGTAAGAGTGGGCCAGGAAGTCTAGTATCCAAATCTTAATTTACGGGTGTCCAAAAATCAAATCTCTTAGATTGAACATAGAAAAGTTCTCCATACTTTAAAACGCcgattatttttcatgaataaaCTCTACAAGGTTGATTTTTTGAGCTACAACTAATATGtcaaaaaagataaatgagcTATTGCTCGAAACTTTTTAGCCATGTCATTGGTGCATGTCATTGGTGGTTTAAAAGtcgaaaaaatataataaaataactctaaaattaaattttaaatttggtctGCTGCCGATAAGCTAATAAACATGTGATGAGAAGCTACAACCAGACAGAAAGAAATACCTCTGTCTTATTTCACCGTCATTTCAGTTACATCATAATGATGGTTTTCGCTGACAGTACCCTACTATTAGTTGCCACCGGTATATAGTATATCATTGACTTTTGTCATGttctataatttatcatcGGTTTTTTCCTAACTTCTATAGTACCATTATCGTGTTAGTCTCCATTAGTACCGTACCATTTTATCGTAATGACCAAAGTACTACTTTCAAAATATGGACAAAATTCTGAAATATCAAACTGTAAGCACAAGAAATTTGGctgaaaacttaaaaaaatattttggaattttttgtCCAAATTTCAGAAGTTTTTATTCTAGAAGTATTTTGACCATTGGGATAAATATTTGTAGCACTCACGGAGACTACCCGAACAATGATGGTATAGTGTAGAAATTAAGCAAAATATGACGATAAATTATATGACATGATAAAGTCAACAAAAGACCGGTGACAAACTCAGTAGCACATACATATACTGAGATACTAGTATTATCCAGGTAAATAGGTAGCAAATGGTGAGCCACATATGCCTGTCAGGCTGTCTGACCTATTGCCAACTACAGAGATTCTTCACCAAACGTCAAAGTGGCCATGATCATGTTTCCCTAAAGTTGCCTATTGGACTATTGGTCCTTCATGTCCCACTAACCCATgaataaatgaatgaatgaaggaccaatcttagtttttttttatcctttttgtCCTTTGGGAATACCTACGAGATGGATCTAAAATTCTCAAATTGAAGCACTCCCTATGTTTGATGATATAGGAGGTTTTTAGTCCTGTAGACATACGTTGATCTAGATGTTCATACAAATCTAGGTAAgattagaaagttttatattgtgaaacataGAGAATAACACTGTGTGAGGATCTTGTAATTAccattttgtaaaaatacagtGAAAATGGCTAGCTGGTGTGAGTTATATACGTAGCTCGACAGGGTTTAAATTCTACATTTGAACTCTATCCATAGATTTTAAGAGTACACTTGTAGGGTACGTCCCCGCCGGCTAGATTCGAGAGGCTGCCTGATCGAGgcttttgaaaatattgcaagcatgtgtaaaaaaactgaatgagttgttagatttaaattttatccaacAAATATAAGCATTAACATTATTCACAATACCACTTATCATCTTCGCACCTTACTTTCAAATTCCGTTCCATCCTTATCACACTAAAGTATTTTCCTCTCAACTTAAATATGTAATAAAGAacttagaaatgcttatatattataaaacgtaTCTAGTAGCGAACATCAAACTAAACACCTATACTGTGTTGGAATACCAATTTTCCTCttattcttatatatatatatgctttcttTACTGGTAACATATACTGCATCCGTTTCAAAATGTTCTTATGTTCTAAATATGTCAGTCAATCATGCCATCCTATTGCATCCCAACACTAAGTACGTTATGAGTCAAAACTTTCATGACCTTTGGCCACCTAGCTACTATTAGAACATGCAATTCCACCCATGCCAACTACCATGGATAAAAAATGTAGACTGTTGCATTTGAAAATCACTTGTTGCTTGCACAAGTCCAACTTCTTGTTTGGTACAGAATGTTACTTGCATCGACGGGAGCCGCGTTTGTGtgggggtaagttaacttactccgGTATAGAAACATagcaataaattattatataattatttatttatttattattaaaaaatataaaatagattaatatgattctttaaaacaacttttctataaaatgtttttataaaaaatacactatttaacAGTTAGGAAGTGTGCTCGTGAAAAATGAggaagataagttaacttatggggGTGAACGATCGCGGCCAAGGTTTTCTATGTTATGGACGATCATGAAAAGAAGCTGGAATATAGCCAATTGGTTTTTAGATATGTCGGTACGAATTCATCCAACTACCATCTTCAAGTTATAGACTTTGGCACGGGTGTCCATCGACTCTATAATAATACATCCATCTGAAAATTGTGTAGACTTTTGtgtgaaatattttctttatggtTTATTGGAAaggatttaattatttatgatCGTTACTTTTTGTGTGATTTTATGGTCCTTACGAGGAATAATGAGATATCATTTTGGTACCTCAGATAATAGAAACAATCAAattttagacttaaaaatatgatgcATCTACATGCCACATCAACAACGGAGGAAATATATTATGACACTAGGATCCACCCATTCTACGACGATACTTAGTTGTGACAAATGAGGTCGACATGTGGACCAAAACTATGAGGTCAACCTATAAGTGAGTAGTGATGTAGAGGATCTGGactctatttataaatttgtatagGTATTTACATTAAGAAAAAGTAACGTTTCATAGTTATCTTATAAGGTTTAATACTgataatcaatatttttataactggGATGTCCTATACGGAGTACCATATAACAGTTCATATAGTCAATCTATCATGTCATGCCATCATCATCTCCAATCTTAGTTAGCACTGCAAAGTCAAGAAATTTGTGATCCTACTAGAAAACATACTAGAGCATTGATTGATCCAACCCTCTGACGACTGTCTACTGTACCCTGATAGCCACTTCTCAGCTCTTCAAGTGCATCTCAGTGTCATCTCACACTAATCCAACTTCAGTTTGTATGAGGATTCAGTGATTCTCATGAGCAGTAACTCCAGCCATCACTAATTGCATCTCTGAACTTTTCGTTTTTCTCTGAAGGTGAAATAGAAGCTAACACCCCCAATTTCTCGATAAAATGGGATTTTTCTTCACTGCCACGCAAATACTACTAGTAGCAGTATCAGCAGTTAATGATAGAGTTGCAGTACTAACAGTGCTAGTGGCGAGATGATTTGTAGAAACTGATGTGACACTGACTGATTTTGTGTTAGCCAACGTCATCAGCTTAATTTCTTAATTAGTATTTCAGACGCTCGGCCATTTTACAGGGGTTAGTTGCACTGAATTTGTCGAATCAAACAACTTGCCTGCTTCTGTTTGAAATGAACCTGAATTGTTTTATGTGGAATGTTCAGTTTTCGTACAtgcgaaaatatttttcagaacGAAGCGATGTAAACTATGACCGAAATTCGCGTCTTGTATATTTGGTCATCTCAGTTTCTGCGTCAAAAACTGTACTGttctcaacaaaaattaaGTACTTTGTCAGGTCATCATCTGCCATGAATCACGCATTTGTCCGGTGCAAAAGACGGTTTAGCGAATTCAGTTTTAACATAACTTAATGTCGCAGTCAAACATGAGATTGTAGATCAGAAAACGAAACCACACCAAACTTGCAGTTCATTCAGTCTTGTAAAACATTCAGGCTCATAATGGAAGTCAAGATCAGACAACAACAAAGATGAAACAGATTATTAACAGATCAAGACCATGCTAATCTCAGGGTGCTGTTATCGTAAAAGAAGCCAGAGAGTGTTGTCAGTCAGGGTCAGCATGCTTGATGCTTCTGAATCAAGTTAATCCAACCTGCATTAATTCATGTAATTGCAGGTAGGAGATGCCATGTTCAGCTAgctgccgatcgatcgatctcctgtGTTCTGTAGCTGCAATCAAACGGCAGGGTTGTTGAACTAACTGTACCTGATAGTTGAGAGCTCAGAACAATCCTTTTGTACTGCATTTTGTCATCACTGCTTTGGCTGAATTTTTGCGTTCCAACATGCGAGAGGAGAGTACGATTTGGAGGAGAAAAAACACTTTTTTCCAAAGAATCTGCTACCGAACTTGTAGCTGACGATGAAGATGACTTGTTCAGTTGTTTATGTCTGTCTCTTGACTGAAAATCACACGCAAAAAAATGACCGCTGCGTCAAGAAACAGATGGGCAGAGGCTGCAAGTAGGAGGCAACcaacgtttttttttgttaaattttgttCACGATCTGCTAAGTGCAACACTAAGCAAAGATTAGAGCTTGATTCGCTCTAGGTTTTACTTTAATTGCAACGTGGAGAGCGTGCTAAGGTGAGTTGACTGACCACTGAAGAATGCCAGTGCTCTGAAGGTTGAAATGTACAAATCAGATGGATGTGAAATCCACAAAATTTCAGTGAGATTTTGGGTAAAGAGTGGGAGATGCTTGTTTATCTCATATAATTACATGTGATTTCTGTGTGTGGTCCTCCAAATTATCTAGCAGTGTGGTGTGTTAATACTCTACTAACTCAGATTAGTGTTGACTTAATTAGGTGAGCTACAGAATCTAATCcaagataaacaaaaaaaaagtgtgtgAATCCACTTCTAAGATATCTCTGATCGACCGATAGTACAATACAACTGTTGATAAACTCCTACCATAATTTATGAAGGATTAGATATTTCGGCTGCTCCATAATTATAAATTGGGATCACATATATCGACAGAGTAATAAAGAGTTTGGGAAGCCTGATCATTGGCAAAAAAGCAGGACACGCACCAACGCCGACGCACGAGTAGGTTAGGAAACACGACaaattaaaagcaaaaaaaaaaaaaatgaagaggagaaagagaaaggcATGCAGgtgtgattgattgattgatacCGTGATAGTCACTGGTGTAACTTACTCCTTCCCAATTGAACTGTATTTATGGATTcgtcttgtttaaaaattttattaaaattttttaaaaaatagtcattgATAAAgttctattcatattttatcattaagtaacaataaaaatattaatcataaaacatttttaaataatacggaTAAACAAACGGTTGAACATAAATAGCGTAGAAATGCATTGGATGGGTGAAATATTTAACAAGACCATATCAAACCTAGGAAGAGAGGGAGAACAAAGCATCAAGTCATAAAGTGCTCCTATGCTtgcatccatgatccatctgCATAACAGCATGGCCATTATTCATTAGAAATTCAGCAAAGCAGAGGTCCCAAACCACGCTAAAGGTTCTTCAGACGGCTCACCACCACACTGCACTTCATACATTACCATCCAACTTGCTGACAAAAGTTTATCTTCCAGATGCTTTCAAGGTTTCTAACCAAACCAAAACCTGAAAATATCAAAGAGGAGAGAATGTGCCTGCCTACTTAACTCAAAGTTCAAGAGGTCCTTCCTGAAGAACAGATTAAGATTCATTCAGAGGTCCATCCATTCAGCTCCAGCATCGTCGCCGAGCCTCAAGAACACGTCTTCCGGAGACACGCAAGTGATCATGTGGATGAGGCGTTGCTGCAGTGATGTCTGTGTCTGTCTTCTGTTGTGTGGTGTTAGGTTATTCAGATTCTGCAGTGCCAGCTAGCAACCATTAACCATTGTTCATGCACTCtggtttaaatttaataactTTGCAGCGCACCCAGTCTTCAAGAAATAAAATGTGGTCAAAGGAAAGTAATGCCGAGTTAATGGAAGCTATAGTACTTATATTGTCTGAAAACTAGCAAGTACTATAGCTTTTAGAATCGTAATTgaagtttaaatttagatgattttgagtttttttaattatattcaaATTTAGGTATTTGCTTTTAACTAGTAAGTGCATGTATAAAAGCTgtacccataaattattttcacaaCTTTGCTTATTTTTCTACGATTTATCAGACGTAGCTTAAAGGACCAGAGAGATCACCAATGATAGTTACAAATGCACAATAAAGAACCAATGTGAATTAACtacaaaatggtaaaatttcAGTTGAAGTGACAAGAAAAGGCAAGCAAGAAACTCTGTTGGCCAGTTTTGACTCTCTCGCCCTTCTCGTCTCTAGGCAGTTCTGGTTGGAACGCAATCGTCAGGTTTTCAATCACGAGCTTTCTTCTCTCCAGGACATGCTCGAACCCATCCGTTCGGAGGGCCTGTTATGGTCCTTCGCTGGGTAACACCCCTTGGCGTCATGTTGGGAGACGAGCGTAGAGTAGCGTGTGTGTTTCCCCCTCTTAGACGTTCTGTTGAGAGATTAACTTGTAGCGTCCGGGCTCTCCCCCCTCGTGTTGTTTTCCTGGGGGGTCCCCGATGGAGGCCGGTCTAGCTGTATGTGATGTGTATtaatactcttttttttctaatatattgacgtataaatttttttactcgtttgagaaaaaaaatttgcattgCACAGTTGATATTACTCAACAgactgaaagtctgaaaccGAAGCAGAGGCAGTAGAAAGAAGCAAACCCAGGCTTTGGTCTCACTCGTCCTCTCCCTTCTACGGATAAGAATACAGCTCGGACGTCCCTCCCACATTGCGTATTTATGTACGTATTTGTACCTTCCATGGTACACATTTACTAGTGTAGAGTACAATAATGCAAAACCCGGTTCAGTGCAGTGCAATTAAAGATAATTCCTTACAGGTGCACACGTGGCATGTGTGCATGGTAGACTAACAAACTAATAACAATAGCATCTCACTGAAAGCCTGCACTTTTATATCTGAAATAAAACCTAAGTTGAGCCATCTACTATCTAAGTAGGAGTGCTACCTAGAACTGTAACTGTCAGGTTGTACATGATAGttaaacaagagaaaaaaaaattaagtctgGGGTTTCTTGATCTGTCATGTAACTGAAAACGCCTTCCTACCAGCAGAAAGATGTACAGATTCAGTACATAAATTAGAagagaaaattaaacaagAGTAGGAGCATGAGCATCTCTATCTCTGTTTGGTTGCAGTTAGTAAGTTAGCAACCATAAAATACACCTGAAATTTGTATGGGTATCCTTTCTTAGGAAGAAGATGTGCTCAGTCTGACCTAAGCTCTGGTTTAGAAATTGCATTACAATCTCCATACATGGCATTGTGATATCATGAAttatactaattaattccTAATGTTGAACAGTACTCAAGTACGTTTTATGTCCTTTctagaataaaacaaatgttgcAAGTAATTAAAATTAGCATCAATTTTCAAACAGTTATGattaagccaaaaaaaaaatgctggcTAACTGCTACGGCGTCAGCCCTGACCCTTAACCAAGACATGTGATCTGTACTATTTCAGAGCTGCGTATAAGAGGATCTTATATTCTTGTTAATTGTGTCATGTCCTTTAAATGGTCTACAGTTTTTggctcaaaataaattatctacAGTTGAAATTAGTACATCTCCACACGACTTTATGAAAATTACCTTTGGTCTATAGACTCTGTAGTCTGTACACATGATTTGTTTGGAGAAGATAGAAGCATATGACATTCTATGTTTCAGTCC is part of the Oryza brachyantha chromosome 11, ObraRS2, whole genome shotgun sequence genome and encodes:
- the LOC107305264 gene encoding uncharacterized protein LOC107305264, with translation MSSAAYVLVTADDHSDDELEAVESVERPADAAGPEVQPDPPAVTKEEETTSGDADEAGAFFVLWWLSALCVVLGLWALCRASSPASPSAIVWTLSSVVCGALAGWVGVFSGVGALAAIFRVTYVALVAYTVDSHLSATAGLIVIFSNAVATAAFFGYYLAVYQRGDTNTPPPPPPPERSSSPVQGDELV